The genomic window ATTAAACCTGGTGATATGGTAACACCTTTCATCGAATACAAACGTTTAAATGATTCAAAATACTTATTAGCCAAAGCTTGGGACAATCGAATTGGAACGGCTGTGTCATTAAAAGTGTTAGAAAATTTAGCTAAAGAAGGTCACCCAAATATTTTGTTTGCAGGAAGTAACGTGCAAGAAGAAGTTGGATTACGCGGAGCAAGAACTAGCACGCATTTAGTCAATCCAGATATTGCATTTGCTCTTGATACAGGTACAGCTGGAGATACTCCAGGGATGACACCAAAAGAAGCAGATTCTGTGTTAGGTGAAGGGCCACAGATTTTAATTTTTGATGCGTCAATGATTCCACACAGAAAATTACGTGATTTTGTCATTGATGTGGCAGAAGAACTGGATATTCCATTCCAATACACTGTTATCACAGGTGGAGGAACAGATGCTGGTATGCAACACTTAACACGTAATGGGGTACCATCACTTGCGATTACAGTGGCAACTCGTTACTTACATTCACATACATCTATTATTCATGAAGATGATTATTTGAATACAGTGAAGTTAGTGACAGAAGTAGTAAAACGACTAGATGCTGATAAAGTGAAAGAGTTAACGTCGTACTAATCTAAACTAAACAGGTGCTTTGAAAAGAGTATCTGTTTATTTTTTTATAAAAACAAAATTGTATCAAAAAAGCAGCTTTTAGATAGGTTTTAGGGATTATTTTGGGAAATATATTAAACTATTTGTATCTTTTATTGACTCGTCGTAGGATATTATTGTATGGAAAGGAAGTCGTGTAATGAAAATTACGGTACTAGGTTTTTGGGGAGGCTATCCCTATAAAGGAGAAGGCACCACATCATATCTTGTTCAATCGGATGATTTTTCACTATTATTGGATGCGGGAAGTTCCACGTTAATTCGATTAGAAGAAAAACTTGATCCGTTAACGTTAGATGCGGTGCTTTTAACACATTATCATCATGATCATATTGCAGATTTAGGTGTTTTACAATATTTACGTCAATTAAAACCAACAAAACCTGTGGAAGAATTGCCGATATATGGTCATACTGAAAACATGGAAAAATTTAATGATCTAACCATGACAGGTATTTCAAAAGGCATTGCCTATCATGAAACACAAGAGCTTGAACTTGGTCCATTCCTAATAACGTTTAAACGCACGATTCATCCTGTACCA from Vagococcus martis includes these protein-coding regions:
- a CDS encoding M42 family metallopeptidase; the encoded protein is MLDKKEELFLKELTDAKGVPGNETQVTEIFKKYAEPYADKVLFDGLGGINARHIGEKEGPRVLISGHMDEVGFMVTKITDKGFIEFQTLGGWWGQVMLAQQVTITTSTGKEIHGVIGSKPPHVLSAEARKQPYEIADMFIDIGAASKEEATEWGIKPGDMVTPFIEYKRLNDSKYLLAKAWDNRIGTAVSLKVLENLAKEGHPNILFAGSNVQEEVGLRGARTSTHLVNPDIAFALDTGTAGDTPGMTPKEADSVLGEGPQILIFDASMIPHRKLRDFVIDVAEELDIPFQYTVITGGGTDAGMQHLTRNGVPSLAITVATRYLHSHTSIIHEDDYLNTVKLVTEVVKRLDADKVKELTSY
- a CDS encoding MBL fold metallo-hydrolase, encoding MKITVLGFWGGYPYKGEGTTSYLVQSDDFSLLLDAGSSTLIRLEEKLDPLTLDAVLLTHYHHDHIADLGVLQYLRQLKPTKPVEELPIYGHTENMEKFNDLTMTGISKGIAYHETQELELGPFLITFKRTIHPVPCFATRVVEKKTGKVFVFTADTGYLDGLSDFCQKADLLITDTYFLEGNENHKAHLTTKETGELAKESNVSQVVISHLNQSLALEDVLSQTQYYAGDIPVQLAKINLTITL